In the genome of Drosophila pseudoobscura strain MV-25-SWS-2005 chromosome 3, UCI_Dpse_MV25, whole genome shotgun sequence, one region contains:
- the dpr13 gene encoding uncharacterized protein dpr13 isoform X2, with the protein MPASSGLYRITSGRVLDRMQKPAALIFIACIAACGVCDHTAIATAMDGAGTEAEAASTMAPQSTAAAAAAAARSGHSAQPSQRHINQNLIMSPVSAAALTAPYPSYSRADYEGESDPEPVPVPEPYAQGPVGASGSSITSFDSTNLIDDKHQSQGQGPHASPEQHPQQHLQQHSRIQAKDTAGPYPIPMAGHRSEPAENNLEATNGIDGVESVFGSPMYFGTENSTVVTTQIGATAHVPCTVHHIGEGVVSWIRKKDYHLLTVGLTTYSSDERFSATHLKHSEDWTLQIKFVQLRDAGVYECQVSTHPPTSIFLHLSVVARAEISGPPIRYLTPGSTLRLQCRVVQNTEASEYIFWYHDNRMINYDIDRGINVSTEPDFQSSELTIQRTRREHSGNFTCVASNTQPASVLVHIFKGDNPAAMYHGHVGGSTKTMQSQLHMIMIIIATGYRIFHTSVYMKIS; encoded by the exons ACCATACAGCAATCGCAACCGCAATGGATGGGGCAggaacagaagcagaagccgcTTCCACAATGGCGCCGCAAAGCAcagcggcggccgcggcggcggcggccagaaGTGGACATAGCGCACAGCCATCACAGAGgcatataaatcaaaatttaattatgtcaCCGGTCTCGGCCGCAGCCCTCACGGCCCCCTACCCATCATACTCCCGAGCTGACTATGAGGGGGAGTCGGATCCCGAGCCTGTGCCCGTGCCTGAGCCCTATGCCCAGGGACCCGTGGGAGCAAGTGGGAGCAGCATAACAAGCTTCGATTCGACCAACTTGATCGATGACAAGcaccagagccagggccagggcccaCATGCGAGTCCCGAGCAGCATCCGCAGCAACATCTACAGCAGCACTCCCGCATACAGGCGAAAGACACGGCCGGGCCCTATCCAATTCCCATGGCCGGCCACAGATCGGAGCCGGCTGAGAACAATCTGGAAGCAACGAACGGCATCGATGGAGTGGAAAGTGTGTTCGGCTCTCCCATGTACTTCGGCACTGAGAACTCGACAGTTGTGACGACGCAGATTGGCGCCACCGCCCACGTGCCCTGCACCGTGCATCACATTGGGGAAGGCGTG GTATCGTGGATACGCAAAAAGGATTATCATCTGCTTACGGTCGGCTTAACAACGTATAGCAGCGACGAGCGCTTCAGTGCCACGCACTTGAAGCATTCCGAG GATTGGACATTGCAAATCAAATTCGTGCAGCTACGTGATGCAGGCGTCTACGAGTGCCAGGTGTCCACTCATCCGCCCACATCGATATTCCTGCACCTGAGTGTCGTCG CGCGCGCCGAGATCTCTGGGCCCCCGATACGTTACCTAACGCCGGGCTCCACGCTGCGGCTGCAGTGCCGTGTGGTGCAGAACACGGAGGCGTCCGAGTACATATTCTGGTATCACGATAACCGGATGATTAACTACGACATTGATCGGGGCATTAACGTGTCAACGGAGCCAG ACTTTCAATCATCCGAGCTCACCATACAGCGTACACGGCGCGAACACTCGGGCAACTTCACCTGCGTGGCCAGCAACACGCAGCCGGCCAGTGTCCTGGTGCATATCTTTAAAG GCGACAATCCGGCGGCCATGTATCACGGACATGTGGGCGGCTCCACCAAGACAATGCAATCGCAGCTGCATATGATTATGATAATCATTGCCACCGGCTATCGGATATTCCACACGAGTGTGTACATGAAGATCTCGTAA
- the dpr13 gene encoding uncharacterized protein dpr13 isoform X1, with protein sequence MPASSGLYRITSGRVLDRMQKPAALIFIACIAACGVCDHTAIATAMDGAGTEAEAASTMAPQSTAAAAAAAARSGHSAQPSQRHINQNLIMSPVSAAALTAPYPSYSRADYEGESDPEPVPVPEPYAQGPVGASGSSITSFDSTNLIDDKHQSQGQGPHASPEQHPQQHLQQHSRIQAKDTAGPYPIPMAGHRSEPAENNLEATNGIDGVESVFGSPMYFGTENSTVVTTQIGATAHVPCTVHHIGEGVVSWIRKKDYHLLTVGLTTYSSDERFSATHLKHSEDWTLQIKFVQLRDAGVYECQVSTHPPTSIFLHLSVVEARAEISGPPIRYLTPGSTLRLQCRVVQNTEASEYIFWYHDNRMINYDIDRGINVSTEPDFQSSELTIQRTRREHSGNFTCVASNTQPASVLVHIFKGDNPAAMYHGHVGGSTKTMQSQLHMIMIIIATGYRIFHTSVYMKIS encoded by the exons ACCATACAGCAATCGCAACCGCAATGGATGGGGCAggaacagaagcagaagccgcTTCCACAATGGCGCCGCAAAGCAcagcggcggccgcggcggcggcggccagaaGTGGACATAGCGCACAGCCATCACAGAGgcatataaatcaaaatttaattatgtcaCCGGTCTCGGCCGCAGCCCTCACGGCCCCCTACCCATCATACTCCCGAGCTGACTATGAGGGGGAGTCGGATCCCGAGCCTGTGCCCGTGCCTGAGCCCTATGCCCAGGGACCCGTGGGAGCAAGTGGGAGCAGCATAACAAGCTTCGATTCGACCAACTTGATCGATGACAAGcaccagagccagggccagggcccaCATGCGAGTCCCGAGCAGCATCCGCAGCAACATCTACAGCAGCACTCCCGCATACAGGCGAAAGACACGGCCGGGCCCTATCCAATTCCCATGGCCGGCCACAGATCGGAGCCGGCTGAGAACAATCTGGAAGCAACGAACGGCATCGATGGAGTGGAAAGTGTGTTCGGCTCTCCCATGTACTTCGGCACTGAGAACTCGACAGTTGTGACGACGCAGATTGGCGCCACCGCCCACGTGCCCTGCACCGTGCATCACATTGGGGAAGGCGTG GTATCGTGGATACGCAAAAAGGATTATCATCTGCTTACGGTCGGCTTAACAACGTATAGCAGCGACGAGCGCTTCAGTGCCACGCACTTGAAGCATTCCGAG GATTGGACATTGCAAATCAAATTCGTGCAGCTACGTGATGCAGGCGTCTACGAGTGCCAGGTGTCCACTCATCCGCCCACATCGATATTCCTGCACCTGAGTGTCGTCG AAGCGCGCGCCGAGATCTCTGGGCCCCCGATACGTTACCTAACGCCGGGCTCCACGCTGCGGCTGCAGTGCCGTGTGGTGCAGAACACGGAGGCGTCCGAGTACATATTCTGGTATCACGATAACCGGATGATTAACTACGACATTGATCGGGGCATTAACGTGTCAACGGAGCCAG ACTTTCAATCATCCGAGCTCACCATACAGCGTACACGGCGCGAACACTCGGGCAACTTCACCTGCGTGGCCAGCAACACGCAGCCGGCCAGTGTCCTGGTGCATATCTTTAAAG GCGACAATCCGGCGGCCATGTATCACGGACATGTGGGCGGCTCCACCAAGACAATGCAATCGCAGCTGCATATGATTATGATAATCATTGCCACCGGCTATCGGATATTCCACACGAGTGTGTACATGAAGATCTCGTAA